A single genomic interval of Coccidioides posadasii str. Silveira chromosome 1, complete sequence harbors:
- a CDS encoding uncharacterized protein (EggNog:ENOG410PQK7~COG:J~BUSCO:14411at33183), with translation MVSILKRMRKMKSLLDIRVGLGAALLPSASSPSKFSPVTRLHLTYARKMYEGHIGARRFWRQCLPRLKYYNPSVAMSVKQTDDNAGPAVLTLYFANKDGATQATSSTTDEFAPAPTESESFKTIDVKGKSLEEIWGSFKSMTGAEDLKVSEADRQELEELSKQKEKSEVDRQRVAGIRQARKDQEKMLAAARADVERAKEE, from the exons ATGGTGTCCATTCTTAAGAGAATGCGGAAGATGAAGTCT CTTTTAGACATCAGGGTTGGCCTTGGAGCTGCCCTTCTTCCATCTGCATCATCGCCATCAAAATTCTCCCCCGTAACTCGCCTCCATCTCACGTACGCTCGCAAAATGTACGAAGGTCACATCGGCGCCCGTAGATTCTGGCGCCAGTGCCTTCCACGATTAAAATATTATAATCCCAGCGTTGCGATGTCCGTGAAGCAAACAGATGACAATGCTGGCCCGGCAGTGTTAACGCTATACTTCGCAAACAAAGACGGCGCTACACAGGCAACATCTTCGACAACCGATGAATTTGCTCCGGCTCCTACAGAATCGGAATCCTTCAAAACGATAGATGTCAAGGGCAAAAGCCTCGAGGAAATTTGGGGTAGCTTTAAGAGCATGACCGGTGCAGAAGATCTAAAGGTCTCGGAAGCTGATCGTCAAGAGCTCGAGGAGCTCTCTaagcagaaagagaaaagtgAAGTTGATCGCCAGCGGGTTGCGGGTATCCGGCAAGCGAGAAAGGACCAAGAGAAGATGCTCGCAGCAGCCAGAGCTGATGTTGAGAGGGCTAAGGAGGAGTag
- a CDS encoding uncharacterized protein (EggNog:ENOG410PGNB~COG:S~TransMembrane:6 (i12-29o41-61i68-85o97-120i167-184o190-205i)~BUSCO:12301at33183): MPRINIPPVTRAFLTGVCSLSLLYGVARWQQYGPVQGSAPIAYLSLVPARFLLYPWTLLCATFVERNIFTVITTGATIFYGGKYLERAWGSMEFGKFLLVIALLSNTITTLLYIIVAAIVGNSAIAEKGICGGVAIQAGFLVAFKQLVPEHTVTLLQGVVKMRVKHFPAIFLALNAIGAMVLGMDTTFNLSWLGFLIGWSYLRFYKRQPDLSGTSTQSLGIKGDASETFAFACFFPDVIQPPITFISDRIYSILVALRVCTPFSAEDIASGNQQAIARGEAGLPSLLNPTGRADVRSMGKREEAERRRALALKALDQRLQAASANRAQPATNAAASCQPPPQSTPQSMAPAVAPGQSMLGETSYTPDRA; the protein is encoded by the exons ATGCCTCGAATAAACATTCCTCCCGTTACTCGGGCTTTCCTGACCGGAGTCTGTTCCCTTTCCCTTCTTTATGGCGTTGCTCGATGGCAGCAGTACGGTCCCGTTCAAGGTTCCGCCCCGATCGCATATCTCTCGCTTGTACCAGCCCGATTCCTATTATATCCGTGGACACTCTTATGCGCGACTTTCGTGGAACGAAACATTTTCACGGTGATCACGACCGGAGCGACAATATTCTATGGTGGAAAATACCTGGAGCGTGCCTGGGGTTCAATGGAATTTGGTAAATTTCTTCTCGTTATCGCCCTATTGTCGAATACGATCACGACccttctttatattattgtTGCTGCTATCGTGGGTAACTCGGCCATCGC CGAAAAAGGAATATGCGGTGGAGTAGCGATCCAAGCTGGTTTCCTAGTTGCCTTCAAGCAGCTGGTCCCCGAACATACTGTCACTTTGCTTCAAGGAGTTGTCAAGATGCGCGTGAAGCATTTCCCTGCCATTTTCCTTGCGCTGAATGCCATCGGAGCGATGGTCTTGGGAATGGATACTACTTTCAATCTGAGCTGGCTTGGGTTTCTAATTGGCTGGAGTTATCTTCGGTTCTACAAGAGACAGCCAGACCTCTCCGGAACCTCTACACAAAGTCTCGGCATCAAAGGTGATGCTAGTGAGACATTTGCGTTTGCCTGTTTTTTCCCGGACGTGATCCAACCACCAATCACGTTTATTTCAGACAGAATATATTCGATTCTCGTAGCGCTTCGTGTATGCACGCCTTTCTCAGCGGAGGACATTGCCTCTGGGAACCAACAGGCCATTGCGCGAGGTGAAGCTGGTCTTCCGAGTCTTTTAAACCCGACTGGACGAGCAGATGTGCGGTCAATGGGTAAAAGAGAAGAGGCAGAGCGACGACGAGCCTTAGCACTTAAGGCTCTTGATCAAAGGCTCCAGGCAGCCAGTGCAAACAGAGCTCAACCGGCGACGAATGCTGCGGCATCTTGTCAGCCCCCACCTCAGTCGACCCCACAATCGATGGCTCCGGCTGTTGCTCCCGGTCAGAGTATGCTGGGTGAAACCAGCTACACTCCTGACCGCGCATGA